From the Oleiharenicola lentus genome, one window contains:
- a CDS encoding sodium:calcium symporter has protein sequence MNLLPNLLDSLALNDPLAYLVVFLGVSLLMLWRLEAMLDSGLEGTALGTLLLPYCSGLGNLIFVALMVPKFGAASEVLTNCLVNNVTNLTLLLGVPALCWGLAILPGAGGGKGGKAGGKAARPTKGGGTEAQINRLSLLLTLTAVLFFTAAVWLLGRDGKLTETDGWALIGLFLFWQCVQVFDVMKHNVRHRVSFGWKFYADGLVVLVCAYFLFETIDWLVSWISAQRTGFISRDNLGWVTGWLMVLPNAILALYWGWRRRADVVFSSQVGDGHICIPLCLGLFALAKPVPVPAFALNSFLLICGAAVTHMLFLALAGGLPRWAGALMCAAYGGFVYLGLAG, from the coding sequence GTGAATCTGCTGCCCAACCTGCTCGACTCGCTCGCGCTGAACGACCCGCTTGCCTACCTCGTGGTCTTCCTGGGCGTGTCGCTGCTCATGCTCTGGCGCCTGGAGGCGATGCTGGATTCCGGCCTGGAGGGCACGGCGCTCGGGACCCTGCTGCTGCCCTACTGCTCGGGACTGGGGAACCTGATCTTCGTGGCGCTGATGGTGCCGAAGTTCGGGGCCGCGTCGGAGGTGCTCACCAACTGCCTCGTGAACAACGTCACCAATCTCACGCTGCTGCTCGGGGTGCCGGCGTTGTGCTGGGGGCTCGCGATCCTGCCCGGCGCGGGCGGCGGCAAGGGCGGCAAGGCCGGGGGCAAGGCTGCCCGGCCGACGAAGGGCGGCGGCACCGAGGCGCAGATCAACCGGCTCTCGCTGCTGCTCACGCTGACGGCCGTGTTGTTCTTCACGGCGGCGGTCTGGTTGCTCGGGCGCGATGGTAAACTCACCGAGACCGACGGCTGGGCGCTCATCGGGCTCTTCCTCTTCTGGCAGTGTGTGCAGGTGTTCGACGTGATGAAGCACAACGTGCGGCACCGGGTCTCCTTCGGCTGGAAGTTTTACGCCGATGGGCTGGTCGTGCTGGTTTGCGCCTATTTTCTCTTCGAGACCATCGACTGGCTCGTGTCATGGATCTCGGCCCAGCGCACCGGCTTCATCAGCCGCGACAACCTCGGCTGGGTGACCGGCTGGCTCATGGTGCTGCCCAACGCCATCCTCGCGCTCTACTGGGGTTGGCGGCGGCGGGCGGACGTGGTGTTCAGTTCCCAGGTCGGCGACGGTCATATCTGCATTCCGCTGTGCCTCGGCCTGTTCGCGCTGGCGAAGCCCGTGCCGGTGCCGGCCTTCGCGCTCAACTCCTTCCTGCTGATCTGCGGTGCGGCGGTGACGCACATGCTGTTCCTTGCCTTGGCCGGCGGCCTGCCGCGCTGGGCCGGCGCGCTGATGTGCGCGGCGTATGGCGGATTTGTCTATCTCGGCCTGGCCGGCTGA
- a CDS encoding 3-keto-disaccharide hydrolase, with product MKNPSICLLGLLAFLSATRLVAQPDPAWLVHDRDRPLPPVVDPGTPSTQEQPGRPPSDAVVLFDGQSLANWVAMDGSLTKWVVKDGALECVPGSGYIRTLAGFGDCQLHIEWTAPTKVEGSSQGRGNSGVFFGRGRYEVQVLDSHDNKTYADGSAGSVYSQYPPLANVTRAPGQWQTYDIIWTAPRFDDAGKLISKARVTVLHNGVLVQNNVELTGPTTWIGRPPYEAHPERLPIAMQDHGNPVRYRNIWVRELGQHRHPALVLADTLLETYVGDYGRPGQWNTAKISRLPDGRLGLKMAGADLVLTAASTTHFYAAGTDVQVKFDFTGDKKKAQVTVGEDFARAMVLERATP from the coding sequence ATGAAAAACCCGTCAATCTGCCTCCTCGGCCTGCTCGCCTTCCTTTCCGCCACCCGTCTCGTTGCCCAGCCTGATCCCGCCTGGCTCGTGCACGACCGGGACCGGCCGCTGCCGCCGGTGGTGGACCCCGGCACCCCGAGCACGCAGGAGCAACCCGGCCGGCCCCCCTCCGACGCCGTGGTGCTGTTTGACGGCCAGAGCCTCGCCAACTGGGTGGCCATGGATGGTTCCCTGACCAAGTGGGTGGTGAAGGACGGCGCGCTGGAGTGCGTGCCCGGCAGCGGTTACATCCGCACGCTCGCCGGTTTCGGCGACTGCCAGCTGCACATCGAGTGGACCGCCCCGACCAAGGTCGAGGGCAGCAGCCAGGGACGTGGCAACAGCGGCGTGTTCTTTGGCCGCGGCCGGTACGAGGTGCAGGTGCTCGATTCCCACGACAACAAGACCTACGCCGACGGTTCGGCCGGTTCGGTTTACAGCCAGTATCCGCCGCTGGCGAACGTCACGCGCGCGCCCGGCCAGTGGCAGACCTACGACATCATCTGGACCGCCCCCCGCTTCGACGATGCCGGCAAACTGATCTCGAAGGCGCGGGTCACCGTGCTGCACAACGGCGTGCTGGTGCAGAACAACGTCGAGCTGACCGGTCCCACCACGTGGATCGGCCGCCCGCCCTATGAGGCCCATCCCGAGCGCCTGCCCATCGCCATGCAGGACCACGGCAATCCCGTCCGCTACCGCAACATCTGGGTGCGCGAACTGGGCCAGCATCGCCACCCGGCCCTGGTGCTCGCCGACACCCTGCTCGAGACTTACGTGGGCGATTACGGCCGTCCCGGCCAGTGGAACACGGCGAAGATCAGCCGCCTGCCCGACGGCCGGCTTGGATTGAAGATGGCCGGCGCCGATCTCGTGCTCACCGCCGCTTCGACCACGCATTTCTACGCCGCCGGCACCGACGTCCAGGTGAAGTTCGACTTCACCGGCGACAAGAAGAAGGCGCAGGTCACCGTCGGTGAGGACTTCGCCCGCGCGATGGTCCTGGAGCGTGCGACCCCCTGA
- a CDS encoding NAD-dependent epimerase/dehydratase family protein — MAKTLLVTGSSGLIGSEVCVYFASLGYTVHGVDNNQRAVFFGPQGDTRWNQSRLAQELKGFVHHELDIRDRAGVLALVKAVKPSVIVHTAAQPSHDRAAAIPFDDFDTNAVGTLNFLEAARQACPESPFVHMSTNKVYGDAPNTIKLTELATRWDYADPAYAHGIAETFTIDQSKHSLFGASKVAADVMVQEYGRYFNLPTCALRGGCLTGPNHSGVELHGFLSYLVKCNLEGREYKVFGYKGKQVRDNIHSLDVARFMAAFVEAPRAGEVYNLGGGKANSTSILEAFKIAEKFSGKAQVFTYVDQNRAGDHICYYSDLRKMKAHYPNWDITQSLEETIRQIVEAWKVRPKA; from the coding sequence ATGGCAAAGACCCTTCTCGTCACCGGCTCCTCGGGCCTCATCGGCTCGGAAGTCTGCGTTTATTTCGCCTCGCTCGGCTACACCGTGCATGGCGTGGACAACAATCAGCGCGCCGTGTTCTTCGGCCCGCAGGGCGACACGCGCTGGAACCAGAGCCGGCTCGCGCAGGAGCTGAAGGGCTTCGTCCACCACGAACTCGACATCCGCGACCGCGCCGGCGTACTCGCCCTCGTGAAGGCGGTGAAGCCGTCGGTCATCGTGCACACCGCCGCCCAGCCCTCGCACGACCGCGCCGCCGCGATCCCGTTCGACGACTTCGACACCAACGCCGTCGGCACCCTGAACTTCCTCGAGGCCGCGCGCCAGGCCTGCCCCGAATCGCCCTTCGTGCACATGAGCACGAACAAGGTTTATGGCGACGCCCCCAACACCATCAAGCTGACCGAACTCGCCACGCGCTGGGACTACGCCGACCCAGCCTACGCGCACGGTATCGCCGAGACCTTCACCATCGATCAGTCGAAGCACTCGCTCTTCGGCGCGTCCAAGGTCGCGGCCGACGTGATGGTCCAGGAATACGGCCGCTATTTCAACCTGCCGACCTGCGCGCTGCGCGGCGGCTGCCTCACCGGCCCGAACCACTCGGGCGTCGAACTGCACGGCTTCCTCTCCTACCTCGTGAAGTGCAACCTCGAGGGCCGCGAATACAAGGTTTTCGGCTACAAGGGCAAACAGGTGCGCGACAACATCCACTCGCTCGACGTGGCGCGCTTCATGGCGGCCTTCGTCGAGGCCCCGCGCGCGGGCGAGGTTTACAACCTCGGCGGCGGCAAGGCCAACAGCACCTCCATCCTCGAGGCCTTCAAGATCGCCGAGAAGTTCTCGGGCAAGGCGCAGGTCTTCACCTACGTGGACCAAAACCGCGCCGGCGACCACATCTGCTACTACTCCGACCTGCGCAAGATGAAGGCCCACTACCCGAATTGGGACATCACGCAGTCGCTCGAGGAGACCATCCGCCAGATCGTCGAGGCCTGGAAGGTGCGGCCCAAGGCCTGA
- a CDS encoding glycosyltransferase family 2 protein, whose amino-acid sequence MSAPVPSPAAAAPELTVVIPCLNEARTITGCVREAMDALAASSIAGEVVVADNGSTDGSQDLATKAGARVVPIAVKGYGNALRGGIAAARGRFILMGDADGSYNFGHLPRFVERLRAGADLVMGNRFLGGIEPGAMPWKNRHIGNPILSFIGRLFFRTGIGDFHCGLRAFTADAYRRMDLRTTGMELASEIVIKSVLFGLRVEEVPTVLRKDGRDRPPHLRPWRDGWRHLRFMLLFSPRWLFWYPGILLMAAGLLLGGALVQGPLPLGRVTLDVHTLLFAAVAVLIGFQAASFAVLSKFFAIRAGLRRAEAGFDEWFRHVTLEAGLVSGTVLVVLGLILSVGAVWIWGGQGFGPLHNPTATLRWVIPGALCLVLGCQMILTSFFLGVLRLDTRSETA is encoded by the coding sequence GTGTCCGCCCCCGTCCCATCACCCGCCGCCGCGGCGCCTGAACTCACCGTCGTCATCCCCTGCCTCAACGAGGCGCGGACGATCACCGGCTGCGTGCGCGAGGCGATGGACGCGCTCGCCGCCAGCAGCATCGCGGGCGAGGTGGTCGTGGCCGACAACGGCAGCACCGACGGCTCGCAGGACCTCGCGACCAAGGCCGGCGCGCGCGTGGTGCCCATCGCGGTCAAGGGCTACGGCAACGCCCTGCGCGGCGGCATCGCGGCGGCCCGCGGCCGGTTCATCCTCATGGGCGACGCCGACGGCAGCTACAACTTCGGCCACCTGCCCCGCTTCGTCGAGCGCCTGCGCGCGGGCGCGGACCTCGTGATGGGCAACCGGTTCCTCGGCGGCATCGAGCCCGGCGCGATGCCGTGGAAAAACCGCCACATCGGCAACCCGATCCTCTCGTTCATCGGCCGGCTGTTCTTCCGCACCGGCATCGGCGACTTCCACTGCGGCCTGCGCGCCTTCACCGCCGACGCTTATCGCCGCATGGACCTGCGCACCACCGGCATGGAGCTGGCGTCGGAAATCGTCATCAAGTCCGTGCTCTTCGGCCTGCGCGTCGAGGAAGTGCCGACCGTGCTGCGCAAGGACGGCCGCGACCGGCCGCCGCACCTGCGGCCGTGGCGCGACGGCTGGCGGCACCTGCGTTTCATGCTCCTGTTCAGCCCGCGCTGGCTGTTCTGGTATCCGGGCATCTTGCTGATGGCGGCGGGTCTGCTGCTCGGCGGCGCGCTCGTGCAGGGTCCGCTCCCGCTCGGGCGGGTGACGCTCGACGTGCACACGCTGCTCTTCGCGGCGGTCGCGGTGCTGATCGGTTTCCAGGCCGCGTCTTTTGCGGTGCTGAGCAAGTTCTTCGCGATCCGCGCCGGGCTGCGTCGGGCCGAGGCGGGCTTCGACGAATGGTTCCGCCACGTGACGCTCGAGGCGGGACTGGTTTCGGGCACGGTGCTCGTGGTGCTCGGCCTGATTTTGTCCGTCGGCGCGGTCTGGATCTGGGGCGGCCAGGGCTTCGGCCCCCTGCACAACCCGACGGCGACGCTGCGCTGGGTGATCCCCGGCGCCCTCTGCCTCGTGCTGGGCTGCCAGATGATCCTCACGAGTTTCTTCCTCGGCGTGCTGCGGCTCGACACGCGCTCTGAAACCGCATGA
- a CDS encoding nucleotidyltransferase, with amino-acid sequence MKSLHVLLQRFADAGLDFVVVGGFAGVLHGSTYVTEDLDICAVMSPENVAKLRSALADLHPVHRMTHQRLSFLEHPPAGQPLANVYLETDAGVVDVLGSVLGIGDYQALLQHAIAVPLFGRTCHVISMEDLIKAKETLGRDKDKLVAKELRAIQAKRQLGRSEPR; translated from the coding sequence ATGAAAAGTCTGCACGTTCTGCTGCAGAGATTCGCTGACGCGGGTCTGGACTTCGTGGTGGTGGGTGGATTTGCCGGCGTCCTGCACGGATCCACCTACGTCACTGAGGATCTCGACATCTGCGCGGTGATGTCGCCCGAAAACGTGGCGAAACTGCGATCCGCGCTGGCCGATCTGCACCCGGTGCATCGCATGACCCACCAGCGGCTGTCGTTTCTGGAGCACCCGCCGGCGGGCCAGCCTCTGGCCAACGTCTATCTCGAGACAGATGCGGGCGTCGTGGATGTGCTCGGCAGTGTGCTGGGCATCGGAGATTACCAAGCCCTGTTGCAGCACGCCATCGCGGTTCCGCTGTTCGGGCGAACCTGCCACGTCATTTCCATGGAGGACTTGATTAAGGCCAAGGAGACTCTGGGCCGTGACAAGGACAAGCTTGTGGCCAAGGAGCTGCGCGCCATCCAGGCCAAACGCCAGCTCGGGCGATCGGAGCCGCGCTGA
- a CDS encoding energy transducer TonB, translating to MNHPYRHSILAAILPAIMWALAGCSTHQPVVSSITAKPIGTMMHKGLEVSVFDANQVRCDKSTPPVYPTEAKRNRIQGVGVVRIIVDQTGEAIDYTVVSSSPTAEFGQAVLDAAKRWKYYPMADENGRPVIYILEQTIRFNLGEEMPAAGGGWNGL from the coding sequence ATGAATCACCCCTATAGACATTCAATCCTCGCGGCGATTTTACCGGCGATTATGTGGGCCCTTGCCGGCTGCAGCACCCACCAACCGGTCGTTTCGTCGATCACGGCCAAGCCCATCGGCACGATGATGCACAAGGGCCTGGAAGTCTCGGTTTTCGATGCCAACCAGGTGCGCTGCGACAAGTCCACGCCACCGGTCTATCCGACAGAAGCAAAGCGAAACCGGATCCAGGGAGTCGGAGTAGTCCGGATCATCGTGGATCAAACCGGAGAAGCGATTGACTACACCGTCGTCAGCAGCTCACCCACGGCGGAGTTTGGCCAGGCGGTGTTGGACGCGGCCAAGCGTTGGAAATACTATCCGATGGCTGACGAGAACGGACGTCCGGTCATCTACATCCTGGAACAAACCATCCGATTCAACCTGGGGGAAGAAATGCCCGCAGCTGGCGGCGGCTGGAACGGATTGTGA
- a CDS encoding TonB-dependent receptor plug domain-containing protein, with protein sequence MGTSRSTSIFVFRLGLLAASLLLGVISRAAPVDFNLPAQPAAEALLAFSRQAGVEVLYSYDDLRTVQAQAVSGRLEPAQALEQLLKDTGFAARRNLRGKFVITRVVSTTGAITGRILTPAGEPAANLPVALAGTRLRTTTDSNGAFVFPTVAPGTHRLFAGGPGYQLLEQTGLAVETGSALDLGSLRLRAAADITVLDPYVVTERNDRLPIGEGVGAAPRRAAGNLDLPRTADNALPFTVFNREQIVRSGVVQLNEFLQRELLESNTTQPPEQDSTQGSIISGSSNLQLRGYGSDETVILVNGRRLPETFTNVPGELGTPDVNLVPLSLVQQIEVLPTSASALYTGNAVGGVINIVLTPDLDGTELRTTYTNAMGGFDAPQASVSLSHGRTLLDGRLRLRLNATFTETAPAVESELGYQRARLVRTPAGFAPRDTPNVVSADGSPLFGAGTANFASVPPGADGRGGLAAFTGRQGVFSTGPFDPPGGLATNPNSQDFLYGREQRRATWYGSAVFDATPWLQLGLDASYGRTIVHRGHEVFAAELELARANTTLNPFGQDLRVALHETTPALGQNYNEAQLDSFSFVGGALLKLPGDWKLTFDAQYARNVARYRGLVGVDHDRWQQLVDAGLYQPLRDTQVHGPPQEFYDRALIHHGGPGRFVTLGDYHTIEGAARLTHEALPLPTGEGTLNLGADYRLNRLAPYTSAPRFADGTPAAAIEEWSGRTLERISVFGEIQAPLVPVRMLPRAIRSVETDTAVRYIVSTQSNETNLAPTFGLKVDLRNGLAFRASYTTSNRFPNPVMSRRLDQGSGSGSGADLVSIVDPVRGESYFTDAKVAVNPDIRAESAVTQTAGLVFTRGRTHRFRASLDFADTTKTDEIIGLTAQTVVNLESFFPDRVERDPAGTGRITTLLTGFANVSQRHSQNWNLAAEYAWSGFLGGTLELRGRWVWFQRYANQLDPSQPVVDQLDHPDGTAPGLLRHRLTFGAAWTGPAWGFGVDGHYLGERTLPLIEQAAQGASRIKPYWQFDAFAQTDLTRWLPGNPQNFRLHAQLRVNNLSGFDFPKYAADPTGAGVQPYGDWRGRTYSLSVTASF encoded by the coding sequence TTGGGGACAAGCCGTTCCACCTCGATCTTCGTATTCCGCCTTGGCCTGCTCGCCGCCAGCCTGCTGCTGGGTGTGATCAGTCGGGCCGCCCCGGTGGACTTCAACCTGCCGGCGCAGCCCGCCGCCGAGGCCCTGCTGGCCTTCTCGCGCCAGGCGGGCGTGGAGGTGCTCTATTCCTACGACGACCTGCGCACCGTGCAGGCGCAGGCGGTCAGCGGCCGCCTGGAACCGGCGCAGGCGCTGGAACAGCTGCTCAAGGACACGGGCTTCGCCGCCCGGCGAAACCTGCGCGGGAAATTCGTGATCACGCGCGTCGTGTCCACGACCGGTGCGATCACCGGGCGTATCCTGACGCCGGCCGGCGAGCCCGCCGCGAACCTGCCGGTCGCCCTCGCCGGCACGCGCCTGCGCACGACCACCGATTCGAACGGGGCCTTCGTGTTTCCGACCGTCGCACCCGGCACGCACCGGCTTTTCGCCGGCGGCCCCGGCTACCAGTTGCTGGAGCAAACCGGCCTCGCGGTGGAGACCGGCAGCGCGCTTGACCTCGGCTCGCTCCGGCTGCGCGCCGCCGCCGACATCACGGTGCTCGATCCCTATGTCGTGACCGAGCGCAACGACCGCCTGCCCATCGGCGAAGGCGTGGGCGCCGCCCCGCGCCGCGCCGCCGGCAACCTTGACCTGCCGCGCACGGCGGACAACGCGCTGCCGTTCACGGTCTTCAACCGTGAGCAGATTGTCCGCAGCGGCGTCGTGCAGCTGAACGAGTTCCTCCAGCGCGAGCTCCTCGAGTCCAACACCACCCAGCCGCCCGAGCAGGACAGCACGCAGGGCAGCATCATCTCGGGCAGCTCCAACCTCCAGCTGCGTGGCTACGGCTCCGACGAGACCGTCATCCTCGTCAACGGCCGGCGTCTGCCGGAAACCTTCACGAACGTCCCCGGCGAGCTCGGCACCCCCGACGTGAACCTCGTGCCGCTCTCGCTCGTGCAGCAGATCGAGGTGCTCCCGACCTCGGCCTCGGCCCTCTACACCGGCAACGCCGTCGGCGGCGTGATCAACATCGTGCTCACGCCCGACCTCGACGGCACGGAGCTGCGCACCACCTACACCAATGCCATGGGCGGATTCGATGCCCCGCAGGCCTCCGTCTCGCTCTCCCACGGCCGCACCCTGCTCGACGGCCGGCTGCGCCTGCGCCTCAACGCCACCTTTACGGAGACCGCGCCCGCGGTGGAGAGCGAGCTCGGCTACCAGCGCGCCCGGCTCGTGCGCACCCCGGCGGGCTTTGCGCCGCGCGACACGCCCAATGTCGTCAGCGCCGACGGCTCGCCCCTGTTTGGGGCCGGCACGGCCAACTTCGCGTCCGTCCCGCCGGGGGCCGACGGTCGCGGCGGGCTGGCCGCGTTCACCGGCAGGCAGGGCGTGTTCAGCACCGGCCCCTTCGATCCGCCGGGCGGCCTCGCGACGAACCCCAACAGCCAGGATTTCCTCTACGGGCGCGAGCAGCGCCGCGCCACCTGGTATGGCTCGGCGGTGTTCGATGCCACGCCCTGGCTCCAGCTTGGCCTCGACGCCAGCTACGGCCGCACGATCGTGCACCGCGGCCACGAGGTCTTCGCGGCCGAGCTGGAACTCGCCCGCGCCAACACCACGCTGAATCCCTTCGGCCAGGACCTGCGCGTCGCCCTGCACGAGACCACGCCAGCCCTCGGCCAGAATTACAACGAGGCGCAGCTCGACTCCTTCTCCTTCGTGGGTGGCGCACTGCTGAAGCTCCCGGGCGACTGGAAGCTGACCTTCGACGCCCAATATGCCCGCAACGTCGCACGTTACCGCGGGCTGGTGGGCGTGGATCACGACCGTTGGCAGCAGCTCGTGGACGCCGGTCTCTACCAACCGTTGCGGGACACGCAGGTACACGGCCCACCGCAGGAGTTCTACGACCGCGCGCTCATCCATCACGGCGGGCCGGGGCGGTTCGTGACGCTCGGCGACTACCACACGATCGAGGGCGCCGCCCGGCTCACCCACGAGGCGCTGCCGCTGCCCACCGGCGAGGGCACGCTCAACCTCGGGGCCGACTACCGGCTCAACCGCCTCGCGCCCTACACCTCCGCGCCGCGCTTCGCCGACGGCACCCCGGCCGCAGCGATTGAGGAATGGAGCGGTCGCACGCTCGAGCGCATCAGCGTCTTCGGCGAAATCCAGGCCCCGCTCGTGCCCGTGCGGATGCTGCCGCGGGCCATCAGGTCGGTCGAGACCGACACCGCCGTCCGCTACATCGTTTCCACCCAGTCCAATGAGACGAATCTCGCGCCGACCTTCGGCCTCAAGGTAGATCTCCGCAACGGCCTCGCCTTCCGCGCCTCCTACACCACGTCCAACCGGTTTCCCAACCCGGTGATGAGCCGCCGGCTGGACCAAGGCAGTGGCAGCGGCTCGGGCGCCGATCTCGTGAGCATCGTTGATCCGGTTCGCGGCGAGAGCTACTTCACCGACGCGAAGGTGGCGGTGAATCCGGACATCCGCGCCGAATCCGCCGTCACGCAGACCGCCGGCCTGGTCTTCACCCGCGGCCGCACGCACCGCTTCCGCGCCTCGCTGGATTTCGCCGACACCACCAAGACCGACGAGATCATCGGGCTCACGGCCCAGACCGTGGTGAACCTCGAATCCTTTTTCCCCGACCGGGTGGAGCGCGATCCCGCCGGCACCGGCCGCATCACCACCCTGCTGACCGGCTTTGCCAACGTGTCTCAGCGGCACTCGCAGAACTGGAACCTCGCGGCCGAATACGCCTGGAGCGGCTTCCTCGGCGGCACGCTCGAGCTGCGCGGCCGCTGGGTGTGGTTTCAGCGTTACGCCAACCAACTCGACCCGTCGCAACCCGTCGTGGACCAGCTCGATCATCCCGACGGCACCGCGCCCGGCCTGCTGCGTCACCGCCTCACCTTCGGCGCCGCGTGGACCGGCCCGGCCTGGGGTTTTGGCGTGGACGGACACTACCTCGGCGAGCGCACACTGCCCCTCATCGAGCAAGCCGCCCAGGGCGCCAGCCGGATCAAGCCCTACTGGCAGTTCGACGCCTTCGCCCAGACCGACCTCACGCGCTGGCTGCCGGGCAACCCGCAGAACTTCCGCCTGCATGCCCAGCTGCGCGTGAACAACCTCTCCGGCTTCGACTTCCCGAAATACGCCGCCGACCCCACCGGCGCCGGCGTCCAGCCCTACGGCGACTGGCGCGGCCGCACCTACTCGCTGTCGGTGACCGCGAGCTTTTAG
- a CDS encoding FecR domain-containing protein, whose product MNPSTPPTAQADEQAALWAARLDGSELSAADQRELAAWLAADPAHRPLLASYCQFSADLEQQLPLLAGVRDELAESPTASMAVRPFPWLRRPAWAGATLAAAAALAVFLWPGQPQNHSQNLGTAVATRQEFTLPDGSQVELNAQTAAAVELTATERRVRLAGGEAFFRVAKDPARPFYVETPAGSVRVTGTAFNVRTESAASLEVTVREGSVQVRPGGGGAPQNLTGGDRLVRDAQQINLARLSAGQLDDTLAWRQGRIVFADTPLREALARFARYHGRTLTASTAAAGKRVGGNYSLDDLDGFLAFLEETEGMNLRVSRETDGAIRVRLPDES is encoded by the coding sequence ATGAATCCTTCCACGCCTCCTACCGCCCAAGCCGACGAACAGGCTGCCCTCTGGGCCGCCCGCCTCGACGGTTCCGAGCTGTCCGCCGCCGACCAGCGCGAACTCGCCGCCTGGCTCGCCGCCGACCCGGCGCACCGCCCGCTCCTTGCCTCCTACTGCCAGTTTTCCGCCGATCTCGAGCAGCAGCTGCCGTTGCTTGCAGGGGTCAGGGACGAGTTGGCGGAATCCCCCACCGCGTCAATGGCTGTCCGTCCGTTTCCCTGGTTGCGCCGTCCGGCATGGGCCGGTGCGACGCTCGCGGCGGCCGCGGCCCTTGCGGTTTTTCTGTGGCCCGGCCAGCCACAGAATCATTCTCAAAACCTCGGCACCGCGGTCGCCACCCGGCAGGAATTCACCCTGCCCGACGGCTCGCAGGTCGAGCTGAACGCCCAGACCGCCGCCGCCGTCGAGCTCACCGCCACGGAGCGCCGCGTGCGGCTCGCGGGCGGCGAGGCCTTTTTCCGCGTGGCCAAGGACCCCGCCCGGCCGTTCTACGTCGAGACGCCCGCCGGCTCCGTGCGCGTGACCGGCACCGCGTTCAACGTCCGCACCGAGTCCGCCGCGAGCCTCGAGGTCACGGTGCGCGAGGGCTCCGTGCAGGTGCGCCCCGGTGGCGGCGGCGCGCCGCAGAACCTCACCGGCGGTGACCGACTCGTGCGCGACGCGCAGCAAATCAACCTAGCCCGCCTGAGCGCCGGCCAGCTCGACGACACGCTGGCCTGGCGTCAGGGCCGCATCGTCTTCGCCGACACGCCGCTGCGCGAGGCCCTGGCGCGTTTCGCCCGCTATCACGGACGCACGCTCACGGCCAGCACCGCCGCCGCCGGCAAGCGTGTGGGCGGCAACTACAGCCTCGACGATCTCGACGGTTTTCTCGCCTTCCTCGAGGAGACCGAGGGCATGAACCTGCGCGTCAGCCGCGAGACCGACGGCGCCATCCGGGTCCGCCTGCCCGACGAAAGCTGA
- a CDS encoding RNA polymerase sigma factor translates to MSEPPPSDRTFAGLYQRTLTPLRQHLARILGNSAEAQDVAHDAYLRVYPLVEKQQAEKPEALLYTTARRLAFNRLKRRRIVPFLPEPPADDVLPSAAPGVAQQVMARQELQQLEQAIAALPEGCRKVLLLRKVELLSHQEIADRLGIAISTVEKQHARALRLLKAALQNTGGASRPAVPSVDLRSPFSLRPSPSSPATPASRSEAFPS, encoded by the coding sequence ATGTCCGAACCGCCGCCCAGTGACCGGACCTTCGCCGGGCTCTACCAGCGCACGCTCACGCCGCTGCGGCAGCACCTCGCCCGGATCCTCGGGAATTCCGCGGAGGCGCAGGACGTCGCCCACGACGCCTACCTGCGGGTCTATCCGCTCGTGGAGAAGCAGCAGGCGGAAAAACCCGAGGCCCTCCTCTACACCACGGCCCGCCGCCTCGCCTTCAACCGCCTCAAGCGCCGCCGCATCGTGCCCTTCCTGCCGGAACCGCCGGCCGACGATGTCCTGCCCTCCGCCGCACCCGGCGTGGCCCAGCAGGTGATGGCCCGCCAGGAACTCCAGCAGCTGGAGCAGGCCATCGCCGCCCTGCCCGAGGGCTGCCGCAAAGTCCTCCTCCTCCGCAAGGTCGAACTCCTCTCCCACCAGGAAATCGCCGACCGCCTCGGCATCGCCATCAGCACCGTCGAAAAACAGCACGCCCGCGCCCTCCGCTTGCTGAAGGCCGCGCTGCAAAATACCGGCGGAGCTTCCCGCCCCGCCGTCCCCTCTGTGGACCTCCGTTCTCCCTTCTCCCTTCGCCCTTCTCCGTCGTCCCCGGCCACCCCCGCCTCGCGTTCCGAGGCCTTCCCGTCATGA